The DNA window CGTCGGGGACCTCGATGCCCGCCTTGGTGCCGCCCGCGTCGAGCACCTGGGTCGTGAAGGTGACCGGTGCCGGTGCGTCCTCGCCCATGGCTCCTCCTCGCCGCCTCAGCCGTGCGCCATGTCCCCGAAGCGGGAGTAGTGCCCCTGGAACACGGTCGTGATGGTGTCGGTCGGCCCGTTGCGGTGCTTGGCGACGATGAAGTCCGCCTCGCCCGGCCGGTTGTCCTTGTCGTAGATGTCCTCGCGGTGCAGCAGCATGATCATGTCGGCGTCCTGCTCGATGGCGCCGGACTCGCGCAGGTCGCTCATCTGCGGCTTCTTGTCCGTCCGCTGCTCCGGCCCGCGGTTGAGCTGGCTGATGGCGATGACCGGGACCTCGAGCTCCTTGGCGAGCAGCTTGAGCGCGCGGGAGAACTCGCTGACCTCCTGCTGCCGGGACTCCACGCGCTTGCCCGAGCTCATGAGCTGCAGGTAGTCCAGGACGACGAGCTTGAGGTCGTGCTGCTGCTTGAGCCGCCGGCACTTGGCGCGGATCTCCGGCAGCGTCATGTTCGGGGAGTCGTCGATGAACAGCGGGGCGTCGTTGGTCTGCCCGAGCACCCGGGCGATCTTCTGCCAGTCCGTGTCCTGGAGCCGGCCGTTGCGCAGCGCCTGGAGCTTGATGCCCGCCTCGGCGGAGATGAGCCGGGTCGTGATCTCGGTGCGGCTCATCTCCAGGGAGAAGATGACGGTCGCCATGTGGTGGTGGATCGCGGCGGAGCGGGCGATGTCCAGGCCGAGCGTCGACTTGCCGACCGCGGGGCGGGCCGCGATGACGATCATCTGGCCCGGGTGCAGCCCGTTGGTGAGGGCGTCGAGCTCGCGGAAGCCGGTGGGCACGCCGTTGAGGCCCTCGGGGCGGGCCTCCATCTCCTCGAGCTCGGTGACGGTGTCCTGCATGACCTCCGACAGCGGCCGGTAGTCGTCGCGGGCCTGGCGGTCGGTGACGGCGTACACCTCGGCCTGGGCGGTGTTGACGATCTCGTCGACGTCCCCGCCCTCGCCGGCGTAGCCGAGGCTCGCGATCTTGGTCCCGGCCTCGACGAGACGGCGGAGGACGGCCTTGTC is part of the Aquipuribacter hungaricus genome and encodes:
- the dnaB gene encoding replicative DNA helicase gives rise to the protein MPPQDVLAEQCALGAMMLSKDAVADVSENLKGQDFYRPAHEMIYEAVLDLFGRGEPADPVTVADVLGRRGELNRVGGAPYLHTLVATVPTAASAAFYARIVRDKAVLRRLVEAGTKIASLGYAGEGGDVDEIVNTAQAEVYAVTDRQARDDYRPLSEVMQDTVTELEEMEARPEGLNGVPTGFRELDALTNGLHPGQMIVIAARPAVGKSTLGLDIARSAAIHHHMATVIFSLEMSRTEITTRLISAEAGIKLQALRNGRLQDTDWQKIARVLGQTNDAPLFIDDSPNMTLPEIRAKCRRLKQQHDLKLVVLDYLQLMSSGKRVESRQQEVSEFSRALKLLAKELEVPVIAISQLNRGPEQRTDKKPQMSDLRESGAIEQDADMIMLLHREDIYDKDNRPGEADFIVAKHRNGPTDTITTVFQGHYSRFGDMAHG